One Panthera leo isolate Ple1 chromosome B1, P.leo_Ple1_pat1.1, whole genome shotgun sequence DNA window includes the following coding sequences:
- the PLAT gene encoding LOW QUALITY PROTEIN: tissue-type plasminogen activator (The sequence of the model RefSeq protein was modified relative to this genomic sequence to represent the inferred CDS: inserted 1 base in 1 codon), with product MNNLRKELVFTLLFCGAALTLPSQEIHPRFRRGARSYRVTCRDEKTQMLYLQNESWLRPVLRSNRLEYCWCNSGHSLCHSVPVRSCSEPRCFNGGTCRQALYFSDFVCECPEGFSGKRCEIDASATCYKDQGITYRGTWSTAESGAECINWNSSVLALKPYNGRRPNAIMLGLGNHNYCRNPDRDSRPWCYVFKAGQYSTEFCSTPACPKEKNGDCYFGKGLAYRGTYSLTASGASCLQWSSRALIGKVYTAWKNNAQALGLGKHNYCRNPDGDAKPWCHVLKDHKLTWEYCDVPQCSTCGLRQYKQPQFRIKGGLYADITSHPWQAAIFVKNRRSPGERFLCGGILISSCWVLSAAHCLQERYPPHHLKVVLGRTYRVVPGEEEQKFEVEKYIIHKEFDDDTYDNDIALLKLQSDSLQCAQESDTVRTVCLPEADLRLPDWTECELSGYGKHEASSPFYSERLKEAHVRLYPAGRCTSQHLFNRTVTNNMLCAGDTRSGGNQANIHDACQGDSGGPLVCMKDNHMTLVGIISWXLGCGQKDVPGVYTKITNYLDWIQDNMRP from the exons ATGAATAACCTGAGGAAAGAGCTGGTGTTCACCCTGCTGTTTTGTGGGGCAGCCCTCACCTTGCCCAGCCAG GAAATCCACCCACGATTCAGAAGAGGAGCCAGATCTTACAGAG TGACCTGCAGGGATGAAAAAACACAGATGCTGTACCTGCAGAATGAGTCGTGGCTGCGTCCCGTACTCAGAAGCAACCGGCTGGAATACTGCTGGTGCAACAGCGGTCACTCGCTGTGCCACTCGGTGCCCGTCAGAA GTTGCAGCGAACCGAGGTGCTTCAATGGGGGGACGTGCCGGCAGGCTCTATATTTCTCAGATTTTGTCTGCGAGTGTCCTGAAGGGTTTTCAGGGAAACGCTGTGAAATAG ATGCCAGTGCCACATGCTACAAGGACCAGGGTATCACCTACAGGGGCACGTGGAGCACAGCGGAAAGCGGGGCCGAGTGTATCAACTGGAACAGCAGCGTACTGGCCCTGAAGCCCTACAATGGACGCAGGCCAAACGCCATCATGCTAGGCCTTGGGAACCACAATTACTGCAG GAACCCAGACAGAGACTCAAGGCCCTGGTGTTACGTCTTCAAGGCAGGGCAGTACAGCACTGAGTTCTGCAGCACGCCAGCCTGCCCCAAGG aaaaaaacGGGGACTGCTACTTTGGAAAAGGGTTAGCATACCGTGGCACCTACAGCCTCACCGCGTCTGGTGCCTCCTGCCTCCAGTGGAGTTCCAGGGCCCTGATAGGCAAGGTCTACACAGCGTGGAAGAACAACGCCCAGGCACTGGGCCTGGGCAAACACAACTACTGCCG GAACCCAGATGGAGATGCCAAGCCCTGGTGCCACGTGTTGAAGGACCACAAGTTGACGTGGGAATACTGTGATGTGCCCCAGTGCT ccACCTGTGGGCTGAGACAGTACAAGCAGCCTCAGTTCCGCATTAAAGGAGGACTCTACGCAGACATCACCTCTCACCCGTGGCAAGCTGCCATCTTTGTCAAGAACAGGAGGTCACCAGGGGAGAGGTTTTTGTGTGGCGGAATACTGATCAGTTCCTGCTGGGTCCTGTCTGCTGCGCACTGCTTGCAGGAGAG GTATCCTCCCCACCACCTTAAGGTGGTCCTGGGCAGAACGTACCGAGTGGTCCctggagaggaggagcagaaatTTGAAGTAGAAAAATACATCATCCATAAGGAATTTGATGACGACACTTACGACAACGATATTG caCTGCTGAAACTGCAGTCAGACTCGCTACAGTGTGCCCAGGAGAGTGACACTGTCCGCACCGTCTGTCTCCCTGAAGCTGACCTGCGCCTGCCTGACTGGACAGAATGTGAGCTGTCTGGCTACGGCAAGCACGAGGCGT CTTCTCCTTTCTATTCTGAGCGGTTGAAGGAGGCTCATGTCAGGCTGTACCCAGCCGGCCGCTGCACGTCACAACACTTGTTTAACAGAACCGTGACGAACAATATGCTGTGTGCTGGAGACACACGAAGTGGTGGGAACCAGGCAAACATCCATGATGCCTGCCAG GGTGACTCAGGTGGCCCCTTGGTGTGTATGAAGGACAACCACATGACTCTAGTTGGCATCATCAGCT GCCTTGGCTGTGGGCAGAAAGATGTTCCAGGTGTATATACCAAGATTACTAATTACCTAGACTGGATTCAAGACAATATGCGACCATGA